From Cellulophaga lytica DSM 7489, a single genomic window includes:
- a CDS encoding calcineurin-like phosphoesterase C-terminal domain-containing protein, whose product MENRRKFLKKLGITAGGISTIGGLSPIFANTKEQLVTNKPIKINGRVTTNGKGVANVQVTDGQQIVLTDQNGNFNFLSNNNSKFVYITQPAGYKINQLDNGSADFFKPIDATKKNNEFLFQLTPSVVSDNEHHFLLLADPQIQSKYEAQQLLDVATPDFINTVKDINHPNTFGIGCGDLVFDKLELFKDYNQSIKNTNVPFYQVIGNHDMDLNVRSDKMTTTTFESLFGPTYYSFNRGEIHYVVLDDVFFIGQDKKYIGYINEEQLAWLEQDLSFVEPGTTVVVSLHIPTYTGAVRRYPERDVMGGVVSNRAYLYKILEPYNTHLMSGHTHFNDNMVAKNRFEHCHGTVCGAWWSGPICWDGTPSGYGVYSAKGSDFKWYYKSIGHDKNYQFTVYKKGEHPDHKDKWCLNVWNWDPEWQICWYEDGIKKTDVSKIMALDPLSIKLHTGPKLPKRRSWVEPQLNDHMFFFTPNEKAKTITVEVTDRFGNKYSQTV is encoded by the coding sequence ATGGAAAATAGAAGAAAATTTTTAAAAAAATTAGGAATTACTGCTGGTGGTATATCTACAATTGGTGGCTTATCTCCCATTTTTGCAAATACCAAAGAGCAATTAGTAACCAATAAGCCTATTAAAATTAATGGGCGAGTTACTACAAATGGTAAAGGTGTTGCTAATGTTCAAGTTACAGACGGACAGCAAATTGTGCTTACAGACCAAAATGGTAATTTTAATTTTTTAAGCAATAACAACAGTAAGTTTGTATACATTACACAACCTGCAGGGTATAAAATAAACCAACTAGACAATGGTTCTGCAGATTTTTTTAAACCTATAGATGCTACTAAAAAAAATAATGAATTTTTGTTTCAGCTAACACCTAGTGTAGTTTCAGATAATGAACATCATTTTTTATTACTTGCAGACCCTCAAATACAAAGTAAATATGAGGCCCAGCAATTGTTAGACGTTGCTACACCAGATTTTATTAACACCGTAAAAGATATAAATCATCCTAATACATTTGGTATTGGATGTGGCGACTTAGTTTTTGATAAACTAGAATTATTTAAAGACTATAACCAATCTATAAAAAATACAAATGTACCTTTTTACCAAGTTATTGGTAATCATGATATGGATTTAAATGTGCGTAGTGATAAAATGACAACAACTACCTTTGAATCTCTTTTTGGTCCAACATACTACTCTTTTAATCGTGGAGAAATACACTATGTTGTTTTAGACGATGTATTTTTTATTGGTCAGGATAAAAAATACATTGGTTATATAAATGAAGAACAACTTGCTTGGTTAGAGCAAGACTTAAGTTTTGTAGAACCAGGAACAACAGTTGTGGTATCATTACATATACCAACTTATACCGGTGCAGTACGCCGTTATCCAGAAAGAGATGTAATGGGAGGTGTTGTTAGTAACAGAGCATATTTATACAAAATACTAGAACCTTACAATACTCATTTAATGTCTGGTCATACTCATTTTAATGATAATATGGTTGCTAAAAACAGGTTTGAGCATTGTCATGGAACCGTTTGTGGTGCTTGGTGGAGTGGCCCTATTTGTTGGGACGGAACTCCTAGTGGCTATGGCGTATACTCTGCAAAAGGTTCAGATTTTAAATGGTATTATAAATCTATTGGACACGATAAAAATTACCAGTTTACAGTCTATAAAAAAGGAGAACATCCAGACCATAAGGATAAATGGTGTTTAAATGTGTGGAACTGGGATCCGGAATGGCAAATTTGTTGGTATGAAGACGGAATTAAAAAAACTGACGTATCTAAAATTATGGCTTTAGATCCGCTTAGTATTAAACTACATACTGGACCAAAATTACCTAAAAGAAGATCCTGGGTAGAGCCACAACTAAATGATCATATGTTCTTTTTTACCCCAAATGAAAAAGCAAAAACTATTACTGTTGAGGTTACAGATAGGTTTGGAAATAAATACTCACAAACAGTATAA
- a CDS encoding sulfite oxidase — translation MKRRNFVKKASLTTMAGIIGADIVFGSKMPVNYQPLALQETDPFTLFNLDKEMVVLNDKPWNIEAKAHLLDEKVTSNKNMFIRNNGIPPENIDISKWTLTIDGESVQQKKTYTLSELKSKFKQYTYQLTIECGGNGRSEFNPPAKGNQWTVGAVSCASWTGVRLKDILDDVGIKDSAVYIGYHAADSHISRDPNKEPISRGVPMSKALQDETLVAFKMNGKDIPAAHGYPLRLVCGGWPASTSGKWLNGISVRNKEHDGAKMKAPAYRVPKNPVVPGEKVKDEDMKIIESMPVKSLITYPKSGAMIDLGKKLNIRGHAWAGELEVIKMEFSIDFGATWHNCTVEKPVNRLAWQHFNAAITFPEKGYYEVWARATDANNVAQPMLVPGWNPKGYLNNACHRIAVKVK, via the coding sequence TTGAAAAGAAGAAATTTTGTTAAAAAGGCTTCCTTAACTACTATGGCAGGTATTATTGGAGCCGATATTGTTTTTGGTTCTAAAATGCCAGTAAATTACCAACCTTTAGCTTTACAAGAAACAGATCCGTTTACCTTGTTTAATTTAGATAAGGAAATGGTTGTTTTAAACGATAAGCCTTGGAATATTGAAGCTAAAGCACATTTGCTAGATGAAAAAGTAACATCTAACAAAAATATGTTTATTAGGAATAATGGTATTCCGCCAGAAAATATAGACATCTCTAAATGGACACTTACCATAGATGGCGAATCTGTACAGCAGAAAAAAACATATACTTTATCAGAATTAAAATCTAAATTTAAACAGTATACTTACCAATTAACAATAGAGTGTGGTGGTAATGGTAGATCTGAGTTTAACCCGCCTGCTAAAGGAAACCAGTGGACTGTTGGTGCGGTGTCTTGTGCAAGTTGGACAGGAGTTAGACTTAAAGATATACTTGATGATGTAGGTATTAAAGATTCTGCCGTTTATATTGGGTACCACGCAGCAGACTCTCATATTAGTAGAGATCCTAACAAAGAGCCTATCTCTAGAGGTGTGCCAATGAGCAAAGCTTTACAAGATGAAACTTTGGTTGCTTTTAAAATGAACGGTAAAGATATACCAGCGGCTCACGGTTATCCTTTACGTTTGGTATGTGGTGGTTGGCCAGCATCTACATCTGGGAAATGGCTAAATGGTATTAGTGTACGAAACAAAGAACATGATGGGGCTAAAATGAAAGCTCCGGCTTACAGAGTACCAAAAAATCCGGTTGTACCAGGAGAAAAGGTTAAAGACGAGGATATGAAAATTATAGAGTCTATGCCTGTAAAATCTTTAATAACTTATCCTAAATCTGGAGCAATGATAGATTTGGGTAAAAAACTAAACATTCGCGGACACGCTTGGGCAGGAGAGTTAGAGGTAATTAAAATGGAGTTTTCTATAGACTTTGGTGCTACCTGGCATAATTGTACTGTAGAAAAACCTGTAAACAGGTTAGCGTGGCAGCATTTTAATGCAGCAATTACATTTCCAGAAAAAGGGTATTATGAAGTTTGGGCTAGGGCAACAGATGCAAATAATGTAGCACAGCCAATGCTTGTACCTGGCTGGAACCCAAAAGGATATTTAAACAATGCTTGTCATAGAATAGCTGTAAAAGTGAAATAA